In a genomic window of Candidatus Rokuibacteriota bacterium:
- a CDS encoding DUF222 domain-containing protein: protein MAPKSGCRVVPRKGRLTREIHSPDIPATLEPVAELDQLGDEIAELSAHLEAATARLLDLIRDFDARGGWNSGFRLCAAWLIWRVGLDLGAARERVRVARALGTLPLLAQALARGELSYAKVRALARVATPETEARLLGVGRAGPAAHVEQIVWGWRRVDRQAEARETARQHASRALHVHQDEDGMVVLRGRLTPEVGTLFLRALDAAREALYQRTRGVEAATRLADPIEDRPTTAQQQADALALLAETALHQGLDPGAPGERYQVVVHVDASALADPDQPGQSVREDGAHVSYETGSASGRLLREQDLV from the coding sequence GTGGCTCCGAAATCGGGGTGTAGAGTCGTCCCAAGAAAAGGGAGGCTCACCAGGGAGATCCACTCGCCCGACATTCCTGCCACGCTCGAGCCCGTCGCGGAGCTGGACCAGCTGGGCGACGAGATCGCCGAGTTGTCGGCGCATCTCGAGGCCGCCACCGCCCGGCTGCTCGATCTGATCCGCGACTTCGACGCCCGGGGCGGCTGGAACAGCGGGTTCCGCCTCTGCGCCGCCTGGCTGATCTGGCGCGTCGGGCTCGATCTCGGGGCGGCCCGGGAGAGGGTGCGGGTGGCGCGCGCCCTGGGGACGCTGCCGCTGCTGGCCCAGGCCCTCGCCCGCGGGGAGCTGTCGTACGCCAAGGTCCGGGCCCTGGCCCGCGTGGCCACGCCGGAGACCGAAGCGCGGCTGCTGGGGGTGGGGCGGGCCGGCCCGGCCGCGCATGTCGAGCAGATCGTGTGGGGCTGGCGGCGGGTGGATCGGCAGGCCGAGGCGCGGGAGACCGCGCGGCAGCACGCGAGCCGGGCGCTTCACGTCCACCAGGACGAGGACGGCATGGTGGTGCTGCGCGGGCGGCTCACGCCCGAGGTGGGGACCCTGTTCCTGCGGGCGCTGGACGCGGCCCGTGAGGCGCTGTACCAGCGGACTCGAGGTGTGGAGGCGGCCACCCGCCTGGCTGACCCGATCGAGGATCGCCCGACCACGGCCCAGCAGCAGGCAGACGCGCTGGCCCTGCTCGCGGAGACGGCCCTCCACCAGGGGCTCGATCCCGGCGCCCCGGGAGAGCGGTACCAGGTGGTGGTCCATGTCGATGCATCGGCGCTGGCGGACCCGGATCAGCCCGGCCAATCCGTCCGCGAGGACGGGGCGCACGTTTCCTATGAAACTGGGTCTGCGTCAGGCCGCCTCCTTCGCGAGCAGGACCTGGTAG